The proteins below come from a single Miscanthus floridulus cultivar M001 chromosome 1, ASM1932011v1, whole genome shotgun sequence genomic window:
- the LOC136526386 gene encoding uncharacterized protein yields MTVVHLLSCSLTSALDGKTSYEAWHRRKPAVSYLLIFGCLVFVKELNHVGKLDDCSSPGVFIGYTEGAKAYRVLGSATRRVRVARDVVFDEGRGWAWDKAVDDGSAAALNDFTVEYAWAGGAEGAQGASSSMTGSSSPAPTSSSAPPRLPSPNPGELGSPSAAVRSSSAAAPTSPAHQLTFTTSSTSSAATPAHAGWPEVEYATPLEDDEDRLDAYYDDEPLRYRTVANILGEQSPPDQPERLFAQLYLTHVGEPTTYAEAQGDPA; encoded by the coding sequence ATGACCGTCGTACACCTGCTTAGCTGCTCGCTAACTAGTGCTCTTGACGGCAAGACATCGTATGAGGCCTGGCAcaggcgcaagccggcggtcagcTACCTGCTCATCTTCGGTTGCCTCGTCTTCGTCAAGGAGCTGAACCACGTCGGCAAGCTCGATGATTGCAGCTCGCCgggggtcttcatcggctacaCAGAGGGGGCCAAGGCCTACCGCGTACTCGGCTCGGCGACACGGCGCGTGCGCGTGGCGCGCGACGTCGTGTTTGATGAAGGACGCGGTTGGgcatgggacaaggcggtggacgacgggtCGGCAGCCGCGCTCAACGACTTCACCGTCGAGTATGCGTGGGCGGGAGGTGCTGAAGGAGCACAAGGTGCATCCTCATCGATGACTGGGTCTTCATCACCAGCGCCGACCTCTTCATCAGCTCCGCCGCGCTTGCCATCACCAAATCCGGGGGAGCTCGGAAGCCCATCGGCGGCGGTCAGGAGCTCATCGGCAGCAGCGCCGACCTCTCCGGCGCACCAGCTCACCTTCACGACATCTTCTACCTCGTCCGCTGCGACACCAGCGCACGCAGGGTGGCCAGAGGTCGAGTACGCGACGCCACTGGAGGATGATGAAGACCGCCTGGACGCCTACTACGACGATGAGCCCCTCCGGTACCGCACGGTGGCGAACATCCTCGGAGAGCAGTCTCCACCGGACCAGCCCGAGCGGCTCTTCGCCCAGCTATATCTGACGCACGTAGGTGAGCCGACCACTTATGCTGAGGCACAGGGTGATCCGGCATGA
- the LOC136457360 gene encoding uncharacterized mitochondrial protein AtMg00810-like, translating into MGFKQSAHEAAVYRRGSEHNVLLVGVYVDGLIITGAEEQKVEVFKAQMEKAFDMSDLDLLCFYLGVEVRQDASGIALRQTHYAKRILELCGMTGCNLAHTPMEEKLQLSR; encoded by the coding sequence ATGGGCTTCAAGCAGAGCGCGCACGAGGCGGCGGTGTACCGGCGGGGCAGCGAACACAACGTCCTACTAGTCGGCGTCTACGTCGACGGCCTCATCATCACCGGCGCTGAAGAgcagaaggtggaggtgttcaagGCGCAGATGGAGAAGGcgttcgacatgagcgacctcgACCTCCTTTGCTTCTACCTCGGCGTCGAAGTACGCCAGGATGCCAGCGGGATCGCCCTCCGCCAAACCCACTACGCCAAGCGCATCCTCGAGCTCTGCGGCATGACAGGCTGCAATCTGGCCCACACCCCGATGGAGGAGAAGCTCCAGCTGAGTCGATAG
- the LOC136484761 gene encoding uncharacterized protein — MPAAAAAPARAPHPPPAILDARTGGRILRRAAGHLLHPASLPPLLLAALLLLLFRSALLAGTLRLASFADRDPALRSLLARFSPPNPPSPPPPPHHLPRRRSPFTSPSSSLSDDDILISPLDPAASAPSRRRNTSNHHVLFTSYSAAPKPYPLPLPNPLPASTSPFFLAVYNETAPPKPASPRGSELGLLDLTRRDAAAIVNLIALLSSAHIFAILGYIAVHSAALGAVFASVAGQHVPGRRLVFLLTGAARGAKRLTGFTFLRWATRDAIVQMLCLWFFADVHDQAQLFRLFVVAKLMPFSASVNPWLGAAVAGPELDGFFVAWAVLDAVVSVLFTVVPWVVVMDRDPRPPGRNAVKEGCYLVSLMATDATLLKCWETVMCGSMGRLIMVTFGGKVFGGFLHSIAQVYFMVVWLLFYFAARCKEVRLGGRQFGLEDVAAALDGFR, encoded by the coding sequence atgccggccgccgccgccgcgcctgccCGCGCACCGCATCCACCGCCGGCGATCCTGGACGCACGCACGGGCGGCCGCATCCTGCGCCGCGCGGCAGGGCATCTCCTCCACCCAGCCTCCCTCCCGCCGCTCCTCCtcgcggcgctcctcctcctcctcttccgctCCGCTCTCCTGGCCGGCACGCTCCGCCTCGCCTCCTTCGCTGACCGCGACCCGGCCCTCCGCTCCCTTCTCGCCCGATTCTCCCCTCCCAacccgccatcgccgccgcctccCCCGCACCACCTCCCGCGGCGCCGCTCACCGTTCACCTCCCCCTCGTCCTCGCTCTCCGACGACGATATCCTGATCAGCCCCCTCGATCCCGCCGCCTCAGCCCCCTCCCGCCGCCGCAACACCTCCAACCACCATGTCCTATTCACCTCCTACTCCGCCGCGCCCAAACCCTATCCGTTGCCGCTCCCCAACCCGCTTCCGGCCTCCACTTCCCCCTTCTTCCTCGCCGTCTACAATGAGACGGCGCCTCCGAAGCCCGCCTCACCGCGAGGCAGCGAGCTCGGCCTGCTTGACCTGACCAGGCGCGACGCAGCGGCCATCGTCAACCTCATCGCGCTGCTCTCCTCCGCGCATATCTTCGCGATCCTCGGGTACATCGCCGTGCACTCCGCCGCGCTGGGCGCAGTGTTTGCGTCCGTGGCTGGGCAACACGTACCTGGGCGGCGTCTAGTATTCCTCCTCACCGGTGCTGCGAGGGGCGCTAAGAGACTCACAGGGTTCACGTTCCTCCGGTGGGCCACGCGGGACGCCATTGTGCAGATGCTCTGCCTCTGGTTCTTTGCTGATGTGCACGACCAGGCCCAGCTGTTCAGGCTCTTTGTGGTCGCCAAACTCATGCCATTCTCCGCGTCTGTTAACCcgtggcttggtgcagcggttgCAGGCCCAGAGCTCGATGGTTTCTTTGTTGCCTGGGCTGTTCTTGATGCAGTTGTATCGGTTTTGTTCACTGTGGTGCCTTGGGTGGTTGTCATGGACCGTGATCCACGGCCGCCTGGGCGCAATGCTGTGAAGGAAGGGTGCTATCTTGTGTCTCTCATGGCAACTGATGCCACATTGCTCAAGTGCTGGGAAACAGTTATGTGTGGCAGCATGGGGCGGCTCATCATGGTGACATTTGGTGGAAAGGTTTTTGGTGGATTCCTGCATTCGATTGCGCAGGTCTACTTCATGGTGGTATGGCTGCTGTTCTACTTTGCAGCAAGGTGTAAGGAGGTGCGGTTGGGTGGTCGTCAGTTTGGACTGGAGGATGTTGCAGCTGCTCTTGATGGATTTAGGTAG